In one window of Silvanigrella paludirubra DNA:
- a CDS encoding type IV toxin-antitoxin system AbiEi family antitoxin domain-containing protein gives MKLPRIYEHFRQGQIFTIEEAREKLKTTGNTLRKRLSELSARGYIFSIRQGLYRVTKIGERPDSEKSSPFAIAGKLTPYSYVGFHSAMQLHAKEVPKENDTIYVVSPTKFNSFKFEGIHYFWCQSPEPHGLETFLLNEHGTEYAVLTTNFEKSLVDCLKRPTHCPPFYELVRLCRKSGYLPDIEKILKYASDCNVQALFNRLGFLFEKNLPYWQIQDGFFKYIEDRMSRKQTEWPIIYEHNKNTNDSYYLSKPKTSASIDISVMESKNRWKVQFSQQN, from the coding sequence ATGAAGTTACCAAGAATTTACGAGCATTTCAGGCAAGGACAAATATTTACTATTGAAGAGGCCCGTGAAAAGCTAAAAACTACTGGAAACACGCTTCGCAAAAGATTAAGTGAACTTTCCGCTAGAGGTTATATTTTCTCTATTCGCCAAGGTCTTTACAGAGTCACTAAAATTGGTGAAAGACCTGATTCTGAAAAAAGTTCACCTTTTGCTATTGCAGGAAAACTTACCCCATATTCTTATGTGGGGTTTCACTCTGCTATGCAACTTCATGCAAAAGAAGTACCAAAAGAAAACGATACCATTTATGTGGTCAGTCCCACAAAATTTAACTCCTTTAAATTCGAAGGAATTCATTATTTTTGGTGTCAGAGTCCAGAACCCCATGGCTTAGAAACTTTTTTATTAAATGAACATGGAACTGAATATGCTGTTTTAACTACTAATTTTGAAAAATCTCTTGTTGACTGTTTAAAAAGGCCAACGCATTGTCCGCCTTTTTATGAGCTTGTAAGGCTTTGTAGAAAAAGCGGATATTTACCAGATATAGAAAAAATTTTGAAATATGCTTCAGATTGTAATGTCCAAGCACTTTTTAATAGGCTTGGTTTTTTGTTTGAAAAGAATTTACCCTATTGGCAAATCCAAGACGGTTTTTTTAAATATATTGAAGATAGAATGAGTAGAAAACAGACAGAATGGCCTATTATTTATGAGCATAATAAAAACACTAATGATTCTTATTATTTAAGCAAACCTAAAACCTCGGCAAGTATAGATATTTCTGTGATGGAATCTAAAAACCGTTGGAAAGTTCAATTTTCTCAGCAAAATTAA
- a CDS encoding DUF2165 family protein, which translates to MMASLERVCKIVLMLLFTIYISIVTLNNVLDYSSNFNFVKHVLLMDTTFKNNELMWRSISSPNIHTLFYIGLIFFEAMISILAWIGSFCMIKNYKLSAKKFHNSKKLAVISLILSLVMWSLFFMTIGGEWFLMWQSPTWNGLAVARPMFLIVGITLLFIIKKDDEKNE; encoded by the coding sequence ATGATGGCTAGTTTAGAAAGAGTTTGTAAAATCGTTCTTATGCTTTTATTTACAATATACATTTCTATTGTTACATTAAATAATGTATTAGATTATAGTTCTAATTTTAATTTTGTAAAACATGTTCTATTAATGGATACAACTTTTAAAAATAATGAATTAATGTGGCGTTCAATCTCATCTCCTAATATACATACATTATTTTATATAGGGTTAATTTTTTTTGAAGCAATGATTTCAATTTTAGCATGGATAGGCTCTTTTTGTATGATTAAAAACTACAAATTAAGTGCTAAAAAATTTCATAACTCAAAAAAATTAGCTGTTATAAGTCTTATTTTAAGCTTAGTTATGTGGTCATTATTTTTCATGACTATTGGTGGTGAATGGTTTTTAATGTGGCAATCGCCAACTTGGAATGGCCTTGCAGTTGCTCGCCCTATGTTTTTGATTGTTGGAATAACATTGTTATTTATTATAAAAAAAGATGATGAAAAAAATGAATAA
- a CDS encoding GNAT family N-acetyltransferase, which produces MIQINKAQFEDCEILTEIFFLARKDLYYLPVLYTKEETLWWIKNIVMKQNEIYIAEYKNEKVGFLAKNKEVIEHLYVIPDYQNFSVGQKLLDFCLKTGNKFELWVFQENIRAIRFYEKNGFILEEKTNGDRNEEKVPDAKYIWSH; this is translated from the coding sequence ATGATTCAAATAAATAAAGCTCAATTTGAAGATTGTGAAATTTTAACGGAAATATTTTTTTTAGCACGTAAAGATCTGTATTATTTACCCGTTTTATATACAAAAGAGGAAACCTTATGGTGGATAAAAAATATTGTAATGAAACAAAACGAAATTTATATTGCAGAATATAAAAATGAAAAAGTAGGTTTTTTGGCAAAAAATAAAGAGGTGATTGAACACTTATATGTTATACCTGACTACCAAAATTTTTCTGTTGGACAAAAACTTTTGGATTTCTGTTTGAAAACAGGAAATAAATTTGAACTTTGGGTATTTCAAGAAAATATACGTGCGATTCGATTTTATGAAAAAAATGGATTTATATTAGAAGAAAAAACTAATGGAGATAGAAACGAAGAAAAAGTTCCAGATGCTAAATATATTTGGAGTCATTAA